A genome region from Ahaetulla prasina isolate Xishuangbanna chromosome 8, ASM2864084v1, whole genome shotgun sequence includes the following:
- the LOC131203281 gene encoding fibroblast growth factor-binding protein 1-like, which translates to MKTKHFALLCILMMFCQLLQADSETVKERKRERLHNGRGGRAQAAHNKNAKGQRNRGQRGSPTKGKFITKEKAECSWTLNEKETTLLKVDCKKGEDAFSCAFSGSPPTCPWYAENQKVFWKEITRSLKKQKNLCKDPKTLLKSKVCKSGPPTAHLRLIMEAKPETPISKQPEKESSDCVEDIDYVDQKKVAEEYCSEMWQNLCYFIISMIQDKKCN; encoded by the coding sequence ATGAAGACCAAACATTTTGCTTTGCTGTGTATCCTCATGATGTTCTGTCAACTGCTGCAAGCTGACAGTGAAacagtgaaagagagaaaaagagagagactgcATAATGGCAGAGGGGGAAGAGCCCAGGCTGCACATAATAAGAATGCCAAGGGCCAGAGAAACAGAGGACAAAGAGGCTCTCCCACAAAAGGGAAGTTTATAACTAAAGAGAAGGCTGAATGTTCCTGGACTTTAAATGAGAAAGAGACCACTTTGCTAAAGGTAGACTGCAAAAAAGGAGAAGATGCCTTTTCCTGTGCTTTTTCTGGCAGCCCACCTACCTGCCCATGGTATGCAGAAAACCAGAAGGTCTTCTGGAAGGAAATCACTCGATCtctaaagaaacaaaagaatCTCTGTAAGGACCCCAAGactcttttaaaatctaaagtCTGTAAGAGCGGGCCACCTACTGCCCATCTTAGATTGATTATGGAGGCCAAGCCAGAGACCCCAATATCCAAACAGCCAGAGAAAGAATCCAGTGATTGTGTGGAAGATATTGATTATGTGGATCAGAAAAAGGTGGCTGAAGAGTACTGCTCTGAGATGTGGCAAAACCTTTGCTACTTCATCATTTCAATGATACAAGacaaaaaatgcaattag